A genomic stretch from Marinobacter fonticola includes:
- a CDS encoding fatty acid desaturase family protein, which produces MKQLNEQQLNELAEDLDAIHDEVMADVGERDAKYIRRMIRLHRTLEVGGRAMMPFGFIPPVFAAAVGSLSIAKIIENMEIGHNVMHGQYDWMNDPSLHSQTYEWDTVCTGDSWRRTHNYEHHTFTNVIGKDRDYGYALLRLSDDNKWNPLHLFQFANYALLSVFFQWGVGLHELEFERVRRREIKLSEKAGLLKDFFRKGGRQAFKDYLFFPLLTFPVFPIVLAGNVSANLIRNLWSSSVIFCGHFTEDAETFTEASIENETRGHWYLRQLTGSSNFTGSKWVHILSGHLSHQIEHHVFPDIPAHRYREIAPRVEAICHKYGIKYNTGSFGRQYWTVLKRIGQFSLPDRVRTRLSAPAAA; this is translated from the coding sequence ATGAAACAGCTGAACGAACAGCAATTGAACGAACTGGCCGAAGATCTCGATGCCATCCACGATGAAGTCATGGCTGATGTCGGCGAACGTGACGCCAAGTACATCCGCCGCATGATTCGCCTGCACCGCACGTTGGAAGTCGGCGGCCGGGCCATGATGCCGTTTGGCTTCATTCCGCCGGTGTTTGCCGCGGCGGTGGGATCGCTGAGTATTGCCAAGATCATCGAGAACATGGAAATCGGCCACAACGTGATGCACGGACAGTACGACTGGATGAACGATCCGTCGCTGCATTCCCAGACCTACGAATGGGACACCGTATGCACCGGTGATTCCTGGCGCCGCACCCACAACTACGAGCACCACACGTTCACCAATGTGATCGGCAAAGACCGGGATTACGGCTACGCGCTGCTGCGCCTGAGCGATGACAACAAGTGGAATCCGCTGCATCTGTTCCAGTTCGCCAACTACGCACTGCTGTCGGTATTCTTCCAGTGGGGCGTGGGCCTGCACGAACTGGAGTTCGAGCGCGTTCGCCGCCGCGAAATCAAGCTCTCGGAAAAGGCGGGCCTCCTCAAGGATTTCTTCCGCAAAGGCGGACGCCAGGCGTTCAAGGACTACCTGTTCTTCCCGCTGTTGACCTTCCCGGTCTTCCCCATCGTGCTGGCGGGAAACGTGAGCGCCAACCTGATCCGTAACCTGTGGTCGTCGTCCGTCATCTTTTGCGGACACTTTACCGAGGATGCGGAGACGTTCACCGAAGCGTCCATCGAAAACGAAACCCGTGGACACTGGTATCTGCGCCAGCTCACCGGGTCCAGCAACTTCACCGGCAGCAAGTGGGTGCATATCCTGAGCGGCCACCTGAGCCATCAGATCGAGCACCACGTGTTCCCGGACATTCCCGCGCACCGCTATCGGGAGATCGCGCCCCGGGTGGAGGCGATCTGTCACAAGTACGGCATCAAGTACAACACCGGCAGTTTTGGGCGCCAGTACTGGACCGTGCTCAAACGGATCGGGCAGTTCTCTCTACCGGACCGGGTGCGGACGCGGTTGTCGGCGCCGGCCGCGGCGTAA
- a CDS encoding transporter substrate-binding domain-containing protein, whose product MRLDVRTACSLGLLLFAHWAVADQPLELFASPAPPYQYAAGGTVQGSTVEALQCALKDSPWRPRIHMVPQRRAIHSLERGTIDGYLGMAASDELDRHAVISAPLALEKWYLYSKKPVSSLSDIRIGSVAGSNEATWLQRQGYQAAMQVSSLDQLVALVERGRIDGLVIDQRVMDAYFESDEKLQPAPDLTMQFVRFAPLGLYLGNNFVNAHPGFLHTFNTRLDSCVTSGFQLESHELSELHRQTNNLLKSLQQHVDLEDALNRSDNSYTLAEILMIDQLWQHSLTNKPTEEAITIAARPASHALKKWQAKHEGRISEMMLMDDQGALVAISQHTSDFWQGDEPKFREVVAQVGDELFIGPVRFDASSQRFQVTASKAIFDDRSGELIGAIAVGVDIEKALSGLQ is encoded by the coding sequence ATGCGGCTGGATGTACGCACCGCCTGTTCCCTAGGTTTGCTTCTTTTCGCTCACTGGGCTGTCGCCGATCAGCCGCTCGAGCTTTTTGCTTCTCCTGCACCACCCTATCAGTATGCCGCAGGTGGAACGGTTCAAGGCTCCACCGTTGAGGCCCTCCAATGCGCGCTCAAAGATTCTCCGTGGCGCCCACGCATTCACATGGTGCCGCAGCGCCGGGCGATCCATTCCCTGGAGCGAGGCACCATCGACGGCTACCTCGGCATGGCCGCTTCCGACGAGCTGGATCGCCATGCTGTGATCAGTGCGCCACTTGCGCTGGAAAAATGGTACCTGTATTCGAAGAAGCCCGTCTCGAGCCTGAGCGACATCCGCATCGGCAGCGTCGCAGGCAGTAACGAGGCCACCTGGCTGCAACGTCAAGGTTACCAAGCGGCGATGCAGGTCTCCTCGCTGGACCAGCTTGTGGCCCTGGTCGAACGGGGACGAATCGATGGGCTGGTCATCGATCAGCGAGTAATGGATGCGTACTTCGAAAGCGACGAAAAGCTTCAGCCTGCACCGGATCTCACCATGCAGTTCGTCCGCTTTGCACCTCTGGGCCTGTATCTGGGCAACAATTTCGTCAACGCCCATCCGGGCTTTTTACACACCTTCAATACCCGTCTGGACAGCTGCGTAACCTCGGGTTTCCAGTTGGAGTCTCACGAGCTCAGCGAGCTTCATAGGCAGACCAATAACCTCCTGAAGAGTCTTCAGCAGCACGTGGATCTGGAAGACGCTTTAAACCGTTCCGACAACAGTTACACCCTGGCTGAAATACTGATGATCGATCAGCTCTGGCAGCACTCCCTGACGAACAAGCCGACAGAGGAAGCCATAACCATCGCGGCCCGCCCGGCATCCCATGCTCTGAAAAAATGGCAAGCCAAACACGAAGGACGTATCTCTGAAATGATGCTAATGGACGACCAAGGGGCGCTGGTGGCGATAAGCCAACATACTAGCGATTTCTGGCAGGGTGACGAACCCAAATTCCGCGAAGTGGTTGCCCAGGTTGGAGACGAGTTGTTCATTGGTCCGGTCCGCTTCGATGCCTCATCGCAGCGTTTTCAAGTGACCGCCTCAAAAGCCATCTTCGACGACCGAAGCGGCGAACTTATTGGCGCTATCGCCGTCGGAGTGGATATTGAAAAAGCGCTGTCCGGACTGCAATAG
- a CDS encoding HAD family hydrolase: protein MLFDWHGTLVDTHDAMFSAMEDMLPQLEDLGLVEHLLPEDDCNNADDARLVRYIRIFRRLHPRILAERRVSRTDIFNAIFGDNRQAKSIAHHAYNQCYRKYFGQVKPFQEGVYQYVRACRDLGIKLVVATNRNREFLNTELETLEDGRWRELFDATICADDVVHYKPDPEVLVSGTRKLGLQPGADIWYVGDGYTDMVTANNAGVTPVFYNGAAWEHHRIESWFRKHDRPTLIIESFEQLMDELAAFPEGTFKRPVDEVRPPAFPPPKPPEPRQEPDWHPAAAKLIRPEVILFDWHATLVDTLDAMYHAVDDMLPEFRELGLMDRMLEPEDSKTPEDAKLVAYVREFSQLHPKVMADRKISRTDIFEVLFGDDEDAKAVAHKAFNRHYRNHYGNVSAFEPRVSQMLDGLRQLGIQVGVITNRDREFFEHELAAVEGTGWQHLFDTEVCGDDTPLRKPHPDQLILATENLKYPVGPSVWYVGDSTTDIIAAKRAGMTGVFFNGALWDLPWLQNIFPGTHRHPHKPDVVVNDFSEFWALVLACEVGPP from the coding sequence ATGCTTTTCGACTGGCACGGCACGCTAGTGGACACCCACGACGCCATGTTCAGCGCCATGGAGGACATGCTGCCGCAGTTGGAAGATCTCGGGCTGGTCGAGCATTTGTTGCCCGAGGATGACTGTAACAACGCCGACGACGCCCGCCTCGTGCGCTACATCCGTATCTTCCGCCGCCTACATCCGCGCATTCTGGCCGAACGCCGGGTATCCCGCACAGATATCTTCAACGCGATTTTCGGCGACAACCGGCAAGCCAAGTCTATTGCCCACCACGCCTACAATCAGTGTTATCGCAAGTATTTCGGTCAGGTAAAGCCTTTCCAAGAGGGTGTTTACCAGTACGTTCGCGCCTGCCGTGACCTGGGGATCAAGCTGGTGGTGGCGACTAACCGCAACCGGGAATTTCTCAACACCGAACTAGAAACTCTGGAAGACGGCCGTTGGCGCGAGTTGTTCGACGCCACCATCTGTGCGGATGACGTGGTGCACTACAAGCCCGACCCCGAAGTGCTGGTCAGCGGAACCCGCAAGCTGGGTCTTCAGCCGGGTGCCGACATTTGGTACGTGGGCGATGGTTATACCGATATGGTGACCGCCAACAATGCTGGCGTGACGCCCGTGTTTTACAACGGCGCCGCCTGGGAGCATCACCGGATCGAGAGCTGGTTTCGCAAGCACGACCGGCCAACCCTCATTATCGAGAGCTTCGAGCAGCTGATGGATGAGCTGGCCGCTTTCCCGGAAGGGACCTTCAAGCGCCCGGTGGACGAAGTGCGACCGCCGGCCTTTCCGCCGCCTAAGCCGCCTGAGCCACGCCAGGAGCCCGACTGGCACCCGGCGGCGGCCAAGCTGATCCGTCCGGAGGTGATCCTGTTCGACTGGCACGCCACCCTGGTGGATACGCTGGATGCGATGTACCACGCCGTCGACGACATGCTGCCGGAGTTCCGCGAGCTTGGCCTGATGGATCGGATGCTCGAGCCGGAAGACAGTAAGACCCCGGAAGACGCCAAACTGGTGGCCTACGTCCGGGAGTTCTCCCAGTTGCATCCTAAAGTCATGGCGGACCGCAAGATCTCCCGCACCGACATCTTCGAGGTCCTGTTCGGCGACGACGAGGACGCCAAAGCGGTCGCCCACAAGGCCTTCAACCGACATTACCGCAATCACTACGGCAATGTGTCCGCGTTCGAGCCGCGAGTTAGCCAGATGCTGGACGGCCTGCGTCAGCTCGGCATCCAGGTGGGCGTGATCACCAACCGTGACCGCGAATTCTTCGAGCACGAACTGGCGGCGGTGGAGGGTACCGGCTGGCAGCACCTGTTCGACACGGAAGTCTGCGGGGACGATACGCCTTTACGCAAACCCCACCCGGATCAGTTGATCCTCGCGACCGAAAACCTGAAATACCCTGTGGGGCCGAGCGTTTGGTACGTGGGTGACAGCACCACCGACATCATCGCCGCCAAGCGAGCGGGCATGACTGGCGTCTTCTTCAATGGTGCGCTCTGGGACTTGCCCTGGCTGCAGAACATCTTTCCCGGCACCCATCGCCATCCGCACAAGCCCGATGTGGTGGTGAATGATTTCTCGGAGTTCTGGGCGCTGGTGCTGGCCTGTGAGGTTGGACCGCCGTAA
- a CDS encoding DUF2845 domain-containing protein, translating to MRLFAVLLLALLPSLGQAAFRCGTGLVDEGDWPVEVEERCGEPDYVAVYPEASLPGIGIVQTVEHWYYNPGPSSFIRRLVFRNGRLQSEDSLGYGFLPGAAGDCNPRVLNEGMSEFEVVRRCGEPLSKRVTWVASDAYSRYSERRSGLQGVYPVEEWMYEFGSNQFRRIVTFRDGRITDVESAGKPQ from the coding sequence ATGCGCTTATTCGCGGTGCTGTTGCTGGCCTTGCTGCCGAGCCTGGGTCAAGCTGCCTTTCGCTGCGGCACCGGACTGGTGGATGAAGGCGACTGGCCGGTCGAGGTGGAGGAGCGCTGTGGCGAGCCCGACTACGTGGCCGTTTACCCCGAGGCGTCGCTGCCCGGTATCGGCATTGTTCAGACCGTCGAGCACTGGTACTACAACCCCGGGCCCAGCAGCTTCATCCGTCGGCTGGTTTTTCGCAATGGCCGGCTACAGAGCGAGGACAGCCTGGGTTACGGTTTCCTGCCCGGCGCCGCGGGCGACTGCAATCCCCGTGTACTCAACGAGGGCATGAGCGAATTCGAGGTGGTCAGGCGCTGTGGCGAACCGCTGTCCAAGCGGGTCACCTGGGTAGCGTCGGACGCGTATTCCCGCTATTCCGAACGGCGCAGTGGTCTCCAGGGCGTTTATCCCGTGGAGGAGTGGATGTACGAATTCGGCAGCAACCAGTTCCGCCGGATCGTGACTTTCCGTGACGGACGTATCACCGATGTGGAATCGGCAGGTAAGCCGCAATAA
- a CDS encoding AEC family transporter: MAIVLSLFVKLLPLYVTVALGWVAGRYLEASGRHIAGIMLYIVTPSVIFSGVMAAPLSPEVLLMPAIVFGFCTGISLLHLWIGKRVLTDGSASIIPLAVGTGNTGYFGIPVALLLFGEKGLALYIVCMLGTTLFENSVGYYLAGRGQYSARDCLKRVARLPSIYAFLLGVALNLNGVGIPEVFVPLFDNLRGAYSILGMMIVGMSILNFRGLMGNVRFTALAFFGKFVVWPVVALLFWWIDSQWLGFYGDAVYRAIFLVSITPIAANTVVIATLLEASPRQAAGTTLLSTLFALAYIPVMVAIFLN; this comes from the coding sequence ATGGCTATTGTCCTGTCGTTGTTCGTCAAACTGCTGCCACTGTATGTGACGGTAGCCCTCGGGTGGGTTGCCGGACGCTACCTGGAGGCCAGCGGCCGTCATATTGCGGGCATCATGCTTTACATCGTCACGCCCTCCGTCATCTTCTCCGGGGTAATGGCGGCGCCGCTGTCGCCGGAAGTACTGCTGATGCCGGCGATTGTCTTCGGATTCTGTACCGGCATTAGTCTGCTCCATCTCTGGATCGGCAAGCGCGTGCTGACGGACGGTAGCGCCAGTATCATCCCGCTGGCGGTGGGGACGGGCAATACGGGCTATTTTGGGATACCTGTGGCGCTTCTTCTATTCGGCGAGAAGGGGCTGGCCCTCTACATCGTGTGCATGTTGGGCACGACGCTATTCGAAAACTCGGTGGGTTACTATCTGGCGGGGCGCGGCCAATACAGTGCCCGGGACTGCCTTAAACGTGTCGCTCGCCTGCCTTCTATTTATGCCTTCCTGCTGGGTGTCGCCCTCAATCTGAACGGCGTTGGCATTCCCGAGGTGTTCGTGCCGCTTTTCGACAATCTGCGCGGCGCCTACAGCATCCTTGGCATGATGATCGTGGGTATGAGCATCCTCAACTTCCGCGGTCTTATGGGCAATGTGCGTTTTACCGCCCTCGCCTTTTTCGGCAAGTTCGTGGTCTGGCCGGTGGTAGCGCTGCTGTTCTGGTGGATAGACAGCCAATGGCTGGGGTTTTACGGCGATGCGGTCTACCGCGCGATCTTCCTGGTATCGATCACGCCGATTGCCGCGAATACGGTGGTGATTGCGACATTATTGGAGGCCTCGCCACGCCAGGCCGCAGGGACAACCCTGCTGAGCACGCTGTTCGCGCTGGCCTATATCCCGGTGATGGTGGCAATTTTTCTTAACTAG
- the sufB gene encoding Fe-S cluster assembly protein SufB — MANTDKQVNELIKREYEHGFVTEIEAETFEPGLNEDVIRRLSAIKKEPEFMLEWRLKAYRRWLDMEEPDWAHVGYPKIDYNSISYYSAPKRKEDMPQSLDEVDPELLKTYEKLGIPLHEREKLAGVAVDAVFDSVSVATTFKEPLAKAGVIFCSISEAIQDYPELVQKYLGSVVPAGDNFFAGLNSAVFSDGTFVYIPKGVRCPMELSTYFRINAANTGQFERTLIIAEEGSHVSYLEGCTAPMRDENQLHAAVVELVALDDAQIKYSTVQNWYPGDEDGKGGIFNFVTKRGACIGKNSKISWTQVETGSAVTWKYPSCVLRGENSVGEFYSVALTNNYQQADTGTKMIHLGKNTSSTIISKGISAGRSSNAYRGLVRFGPGAEGARNFTQCDSLLIGDQCAAHTFPYIESKNKGAIVEHEATTSKVSDEQMFLCRQRGIDPEQAVSMIVNGFCKEVFKELPMEFAVEAGKLLEVSLEGSVG, encoded by the coding sequence ATGGCGAACACCGACAAGCAGGTGAACGAGCTGATCAAACGGGAATACGAACATGGGTTCGTAACCGAAATCGAAGCTGAAACCTTCGAACCCGGCCTGAATGAAGATGTGATCCGGCGCCTTTCCGCCATCAAGAAAGAGCCGGAATTCATGCTGGAGTGGCGCCTGAAAGCGTACCGTCGCTGGCTGGATATGGAAGAGCCGGACTGGGCGCACGTGGGCTACCCAAAGATCGACTACAACTCGATCTCCTACTACTCCGCGCCGAAAAGAAAAGAAGATATGCCGCAGAGCCTGGACGAAGTCGATCCGGAGCTGCTGAAGACCTATGAAAAGCTGGGTATCCCGCTGCACGAACGGGAAAAGCTGGCCGGCGTCGCCGTCGATGCGGTATTCGACTCGGTATCGGTCGCAACCACGTTCAAAGAGCCGTTGGCCAAAGCCGGCGTCATCTTCTGCTCGATCTCCGAGGCGATCCAGGATTACCCGGAACTGGTACAGAAGTACTTGGGTTCCGTGGTGCCGGCGGGCGACAACTTCTTCGCCGGGTTGAATTCAGCGGTCTTCTCCGATGGCACCTTCGTCTACATTCCGAAGGGCGTGCGCTGCCCCATGGAGCTGTCGACCTATTTCCGCATCAACGCGGCCAACACCGGTCAGTTCGAACGTACACTGATCATCGCCGAAGAAGGCAGCCACGTCAGCTACCTGGAAGGCTGCACCGCGCCGATGCGGGACGAAAACCAGCTCCACGCGGCAGTGGTTGAACTGGTCGCCCTGGACGACGCGCAGATCAAGTACTCCACTGTGCAGAACTGGTATCCCGGCGACGAAGACGGCAAGGGTGGGATATTCAACTTCGTGACCAAGCGCGGTGCCTGCATCGGCAAGAATTCCAAGATTTCCTGGACTCAGGTTGAAACCGGTTCCGCCGTCACCTGGAAGTATCCCAGCTGTGTGCTGCGCGGCGAGAACAGCGTCGGCGAGTTTTACTCCGTGGCGCTGACCAACAACTACCAGCAGGCCGACACCGGCACCAAGATGATCCACCTGGGCAAGAACACCTCCAGCACGATCATCTCTAAGGGTATTTCCGCCGGTCGCTCCAGCAATGCCTATCGCGGGCTGGTGCGTTTCGGACCGGGCGCCGAGGGCGCGCGCAACTTTACCCAGTGCGACTCCCTGCTGATCGGCGACCAATGCGCCGCCCACACGTTCCCGTACATCGAGAGCAAGAACAAGGGCGCCATCGTCGAGCACGAGGCCACCACCTCCAAGGTCAGCGACGAGCAGATGTTCCTCTGCCGCCAGCGCGGCATCGATCCGGAACAGGCGGTCTCCATGATCGTCAACGGCTTCTGCAAGGAAGTGTTCAAGGAGCTGCCGATGGAGTTCGCGGTGGAAGCCGGCAAACTGCTGGAAGTCAGCCTTGAAGGGTCAGTCGGCTAA
- the sufC gene encoding Fe-S cluster assembly ATPase SufC has translation MLSIRNLHASVEGKEILKGINLEINPGEVHAIMGPNGSGKSTLSAVLAGNETFEVTEGEILLDGKDLLELETEERAREGIFLAFQYPVEIPGVSNLQFLRTAVNAMRTHRGEDELSAVDFMKLAKETSKQVDLDPDFLKRGVNEGFSGGEKKRNEILQALLLEPRLAILDETDSGLDIDALKVVADGVNALRSPDRAVLMVTHYQRLLNHIVPDHVHVLAGGKIVKSGGRELALELEERGYGWLGIKDADEAEAS, from the coding sequence ATGCTGAGCATCCGAAACCTGCACGCCTCCGTCGAAGGCAAGGAAATCCTCAAAGGGATTAACCTGGAGATCAATCCCGGCGAAGTTCACGCCATTATGGGCCCCAATGGCTCGGGCAAGAGCACGCTTTCCGCGGTGCTGGCGGGAAATGAAACCTTCGAGGTCACCGAAGGTGAAATCCTGCTGGACGGCAAGGATCTGCTCGAACTGGAAACCGAGGAACGCGCACGCGAAGGCATCTTTCTCGCGTTCCAGTATCCGGTGGAGATTCCGGGTGTCAGCAACCTGCAGTTCCTGCGCACCGCCGTCAACGCCATGCGTACCCATCGTGGCGAGGACGAGCTCAGCGCGGTCGATTTCATGAAGCTGGCCAAGGAAACCTCCAAACAGGTGGACCTGGACCCGGATTTCCTCAAGCGCGGCGTCAATGAAGGCTTCTCCGGCGGTGAGAAGAAGCGCAACGAGATCCTCCAGGCCCTGCTGCTGGAACCGCGCCTGGCGATTCTCGACGAAACCGACTCCGGCCTGGACATCGACGCGCTAAAAGTGGTCGCCGATGGCGTCAACGCCCTGCGCTCGCCGGACCGCGCCGTACTGATGGTCACCCATTACCAGCGCCTGCTGAATCACATCGTGCCGGATCACGTGCACGTGCTGGCGGGCGGCAAGATCGTCAAGTCCGGCGGCCGTGAACTGGCGCTGGAACTGGAAGAACGCGGTTACGGCTGGCTCGGTATTAAAGACGCCGACGAAGCCGAGGCGAGCTAA
- the sufD gene encoding Fe-S cluster assembly protein SufD — translation MKAAPTLAGAFLEAADSKLPEPLRALRAQRGNALVDMPLPTRKTENWKYSSRYLKLTDELAAALPAGRKSGPALAVDGYHVVIHNGVVVPEASDFPDVDGISISSFADLDDSTAQKLAERLDNTLDNNAVQMARLNTARFEDGLYIRLEKGAVLDRPLFVICETDAEASGSVYPRIYLDAATNSQMTLVEEYISTGEQQALVDAVTEFSLADGANITSVRLSLEGENTYHIGATGARLLGHARLDSHCVGFGGPLRRHDLQVRLEESGANCRLNGVVVTQGKQHYDNHTTIEHVAPHCDSEETYRNIAADESHAIFNGRIHIHKDAQKSNANMSNKNLLLSTGAEIDTKPELEIYADDVKCAHGATVGQLDDTALFYLVSRGIDRREAHTLLSMAFINELIEQIPVEAVRETVQARLNRFIEQTFEGA, via the coding sequence ATGAAAGCAGCACCAACCCTTGCCGGCGCCTTTCTCGAAGCGGCAGACAGCAAGCTGCCGGAGCCGTTGCGCGCTCTGCGGGCCCAGCGCGGAAACGCCCTGGTGGATATGCCGCTGCCGACGCGCAAGACCGAGAACTGGAAGTACTCCAGCCGCTACCTCAAGCTGACGGACGAACTGGCGGCGGCGCTGCCTGCCGGCCGCAAGTCCGGCCCGGCCCTGGCGGTGGACGGCTACCATGTGGTGATCCACAACGGCGTCGTGGTGCCGGAAGCCAGCGACTTCCCGGATGTGGACGGCATCAGCATCAGCAGCTTTGCCGACCTGGACGACAGCACCGCCCAGAAGTTGGCCGAGCGCCTGGATAACACGCTGGACAACAACGCCGTGCAAATGGCGCGTCTGAATACCGCGCGCTTCGAGGACGGTCTTTATATCCGCCTGGAAAAAGGCGCTGTACTGGATCGCCCGCTGTTCGTGATCTGCGAAACCGATGCCGAAGCCAGCGGCTCGGTCTATCCGCGCATTTACTTGGATGCAGCCACCAACAGTCAGATGACCCTGGTGGAAGAATACATTTCCACGGGCGAGCAACAGGCACTCGTGGATGCAGTCACCGAATTCAGTCTGGCGGATGGCGCGAACATCACCAGCGTGCGCCTGTCGCTGGAAGGCGAAAACACCTATCACATCGGCGCCACCGGCGCGCGATTGCTGGGTCATGCCCGGCTGGACAGCCACTGCGTCGGTTTCGGGGGGCCGCTACGCCGGCACGACCTGCAGGTTCGCCTGGAAGAGTCCGGCGCCAACTGCCGCCTCAATGGCGTGGTCGTCACCCAGGGCAAGCAGCACTACGACAACCACACCACCATTGAGCACGTGGCACCACACTGCGACAGCGAGGAAACCTATCGCAACATCGCGGCGGACGAGTCCCATGCCATTTTCAATGGCCGCATCCATATCCATAAGGATGCGCAGAAATCCAACGCCAACATGAGCAACAAGAACCTGTTGCTCTCCACCGGTGCGGAAATCGATACCAAACCGGAACTGGAAATCTACGCGGACGACGTCAAGTGTGCCCACGGGGCGACTGTCGGCCAGCTTGACGACACCGCGCTGTTCTACTTGGTGTCTCGGGGCATTGACCGTCGCGAAGCCCATACCCTGCTGAGCATGGCGTTTATCAACGAACTGATCGAACAGATCCCGGTCGAAGCGGTACGGGAGACCGTTCAAGCACGACTCAACCGGTTTATCGAACAGACGTTCGAAGGAGCCTGA
- a CDS encoding aminotransferase class V-fold PLP-dependent enzyme: protein MTDLAAAKKTLDVNAIRKDFPILSQTVNGKPLVYLDNGASAQKPVAVLDAMERYFRECHSNVHRGAHTLGDRATAAFEGARETVRNFINARSTREIVWTRGTTEAINVVANGLASRLQPGDEILVSMMEHHANIVPWQMVAERTGATIKPIQVTPQGELDMEAFDSLLTDKAKVLAVTHVSNVLGTVNPIKELIAKAKAKGLITLIDGAQAVPHYRPDMQALDCDFYAFSGHKLFGPTGIGVLYGRESMLEDIPPFMGGGEMIERVTFDKTTWNTLPYKFEAGTPPIAEAVGLGAAIDYVEGLGRDALETAEQTLLQRANELVKTVPGMSVIGTAAHKVPVLSFKIDGLHPSDIGTLLDQQGIAIRTGHHCAMPLMDFYSVPGTARASFAFYNTLDEVEQFFAALHKIQRLFAE, encoded by the coding sequence ATGACGGATCTTGCGGCAGCCAAGAAAACCCTGGATGTGAATGCCATTCGCAAGGACTTCCCGATTCTGTCCCAGACAGTGAATGGCAAACCTCTGGTGTATCTGGATAACGGCGCATCGGCGCAGAAGCCGGTCGCCGTGCTGGACGCTATGGAGCGCTATTTCCGCGAGTGCCACTCCAATGTGCACCGTGGCGCTCATACCCTGGGCGACCGGGCCACCGCGGCTTTCGAAGGCGCCCGCGAAACCGTCCGCAACTTTATCAACGCCCGCAGCACCCGGGAAATCGTCTGGACCCGCGGTACCACCGAGGCCATTAATGTGGTGGCCAACGGCTTGGCTTCGCGCCTGCAGCCCGGCGACGAGATTCTGGTTAGCATGATGGAGCACCACGCCAACATCGTGCCCTGGCAAATGGTGGCCGAGCGCACCGGCGCCACCATCAAGCCAATCCAGGTGACGCCCCAGGGCGAGCTAGATATGGAGGCGTTCGACAGCCTGCTGACTGACAAGGCCAAGGTGCTGGCGGTCACTCACGTGTCCAACGTGCTGGGTACGGTCAATCCCATTAAGGAGCTGATCGCCAAGGCAAAAGCCAAAGGCCTGATCACCCTGATCGATGGCGCGCAGGCGGTACCCCATTATCGTCCGGATATGCAGGCGCTGGACTGCGACTTCTACGCCTTCTCCGGCCACAAACTGTTCGGCCCCACCGGCATCGGCGTGCTTTATGGCCGCGAATCGATGCTGGAGGATATTCCGCCGTTTATGGGCGGTGGCGAGATGATCGAGCGGGTAACCTTCGACAAGACCACATGGAACACCCTGCCCTACAAGTTCGAGGCTGGCACACCGCCGATTGCCGAAGCCGTCGGGCTGGGCGCTGCGATTGACTATGTTGAGGGCCTTGGCCGCGACGCGCTGGAAACGGCGGAACAGACCCTGTTACAGCGGGCCAACGAGCTGGTGAAAACCGTACCGGGCATGAGCGTGATTGGCACCGCGGCGCACAAAGTGCCGGTACTGTCCTTTAAAATCGACGGCTTGCACCCCAGTGATATAGGGACGCTGCTGGATCAGCAAGGCATCGCGATCCGCACCGGTCACCACTGTGCCATGCCGCTGATGGACTTCTATAGCGTGCCGGGCACCGCGCGAGCGTCCTTTGCGTTCTACAACACACTGGATGAAGTGGAGCAATTCTTCGCGGCCCTACACAAAATCCAGCGCTTGTTTGCCGAATAA
- a CDS encoding HesB/IscA family protein, translating to MTAETFSPTVGVTMTPAAVAHVRKQLNNKPDARGIRLAIRKSGCSGFMYETEWVTEQGDDDAVFTVDNVDVYVERKHLAVVNGTEIDFIREGLNSMFHFRNPNATAECGCGESFSIS from the coding sequence ATGACGGCTGAAACTTTTTCCCCAACGGTCGGCGTGACGATGACCCCTGCGGCCGTTGCTCATGTGCGTAAGCAGCTCAACAACAAACCGGACGCCCGGGGTATCCGCCTGGCGATCCGCAAGAGCGGTTGTTCCGGATTTATGTACGAGACCGAGTGGGTCACCGAGCAGGGCGATGACGATGCCGTGTTCACCGTGGACAATGTCGACGTCTACGTCGAGCGCAAGCATCTGGCCGTCGTCAACGGCACGGAGATCGACTTCATCCGCGAAGGCCTGAACTCCATGTTCCATTTCCGCAATCCCAACGCCACCGCCGAGTGCGGTTGCGGCGAGAGCTTCTCCATCTCCTGA